In one Poecilia reticulata strain Guanapo linkage group LG8, Guppy_female_1.0+MT, whole genome shotgun sequence genomic region, the following are encoded:
- the LOC103469508 gene encoding transmembrane protein 233: protein AAPQPAAEEQQTSEGRPIEREKSVDHLTVISEVTETSNGVAPVMAETSPTVSSVSPKFHAKPGGHINGRPRLGSRSGSLAAGSPRPSLTRQPSAITEVTGDGSKPRDYLILAILSCFCPLVPINIVALTFSVMSRNSLQQGNVDGARRLGRNALVLSVISILGGIAIIAAAVAFNWGRILKS from the exons GCCGCCCCTCAGCCCGCTGCTGAAGAGCAGCAAACATCAGAGGGCCGACCaatagaaagagagaaatcaGTCGACCACCTGACAGTAATCAGTGAGGTCACAGAGACCA GTAACGGCGTCGCTCCTGTCATGGCTGAAACGTCTCCCACAGTGTCCTCTGTGTCGCCCAAGTTTCACGCTAAGCCAGGCGGCCACATTAATGGCCGGCCTCGCTTGGGCAGCCGGTCCGGCTCGTTGGCGGCGGGCTCCCCGAGGCCCTCGCTCACACGCCAGCCCAGTGCCATCACAGAGGTCACTGGGGACGGATCGAAACCCAGGGACTACCTGATCCTGGCCATCCTGTCCTGCTTCTGCCCCTTGGTGCCCATCAACATCGTAGCCCTCACTTTCTCCGTGATG TCTCGGAACAGTCTGCAGCAGGGCAACGTGGACGGAGCCCGCCGTTTGGGTCGCAACGCCTTGGTGCTGTCCGTCATCTCCATTTTAGGGGGAATCGCCATCATCGCTGCAGCCGTCGCCTTCAACTGGGGAC GGATTCTGAAGTCCTGA